One stretch of Acropora muricata isolate sample 2 chromosome 12, ASM3666990v1, whole genome shotgun sequence DNA includes these proteins:
- the LOC136892591 gene encoding actin-histidine N-methyltransferase-like — MGKKGKRQTSGRQRLSAPCCSVGCNNSSVDKDVLLACQKIFELVSLDTPVLPLKQWEEHLKLRELVEKIRAKQKGQSSFEMSNNNRKDNIPNFLKWFSEHGGKTQQVIIDDFGEQGLGLKAVTDIKEGELFATIPRKLMMSAETARGSELSPLIEGDNILKAMQNACLVIHVYCEKLKEDSFWKPYLDILPNTYSTTLYFSLEELQQLKGSPAFGEALKLYRNIARQYAYLYQRVNQFCPETAKLPLRNSFTFDGHRWAVSTVITRQNKIPSTTGEPTLALIPMWDMCNHCNGTITTGYDMVEDSCKSLSVKDFKAGDQVCIFYGERSNADLLVHNGFVFDDNIHDRVLIQLGVSRSDALYQMKDKLLTSLEMTASSHYYAIPSGDEPISPQLVAFLRIFQMCEDELKEWLSKAEKAKSETRKLLEVQSPSCRHETEARCWKFLETRLSLLLAQYKTSNEEEPKFLNTEGISLHQKLCNKLILAERNILQNALTYVAVLKSKVSVTAINGETTCEQENLKEGDKTPPSTSHDVDEASTALGQLDIQA, encoded by the exons ATGGGCAAAAAGGGAAAGCGACAAACAAGCGGGAGACAAAGACTTTCTGCTCCTTGTTGTTCAGTAGGATGTAACAATTCCTCAGTTGACAAGGATGTTTTGCTTGCTTGTCAGAAAATATTTGAAC ttgtgtctTTGGATACCCCAGTTTTACCATTGAAGCAATGGGAAGAACATCTAAAGCTGCGGGAATTGGTAGAGAAAATAAGAGCAAAGCAAAAAG gCCAGTCATCATTTGAgatgagtaataataataggaaAGATAACATTCCCAATTTTCTGAAGTGGTTTAGTGAGCATGGGGGCAAGACCCAACAAGTGATCATTGATGACTTTGGTGAACAAGGTTTAGGCCTAAAGGCTGTCACAGACATTAAG GAAGGAGAGCTGTTTGCTACCATACCAAGGAAACTCATGATGTCAGCAGAAACAGCACGAGGATCAGAATTAA GTCCTCTCATTGAAGGAGATAATATCTTAAAGGCTATGCAGAATGCTTGCCTGGTTATCCATGTCTACTGTGAAAAACTCAAGGAAGATTCCTTCTGGAAACCCTATCTTG ACATTTTGCCAAACACATATTCAACAACCCTTTATTTTAGCTTGGAGGAGCTGCAGCAGCTGAAGGGGTCTCCAGCATTTG GTGAGGCTCTCAAATTGTACAGAAATATTGCACGCCAGTATGCATACCTGTATCAACGAGTCAACCAG TTTTGTCCAGAAACAGCAAAGCTTCCCCTGAGGAATAGTTTTACTTTTGATGGCCATAG ATGGGCAGTGTCAACAGTGATCACCCGTCAGAACAAGATTCCCAGTACCACAGGAGAACCAACTTTGGCACTAATACCGATGTGGGATATGTGCAACCATTGTAATGGCACG ATCACTACAGGGTACGATATGGTTGAAGACAGCTGCAAAAGCTTATCCGTGAAGGACTTTAAAGCAGGCGACCAAGTCTGTATATTTTACGGTGAACGCTCCAACGCAGATCTTCTTGTTCATAATGGCTTCGTGTTTGATGATAACATCCACGACAGGGTGCTAATACAGCTTGGTGTCAGCAGAAGTGATGCATTGTACCAGATGAAGGACAAACTTCTTACATCCTTGGAAATGACAGC atccAGTCACTACTATGCCATCCCCAGTGGCGATGAGCCAATTAGTCCTCAACTGGTCGCGTTTCTGAGGATTTTTCAAATGTGCGAAG ATGAGTTAAAGGAGTGGCTTAGCAAAGCTGAGAAAGCAAAAAGCGAGACGAGGAAGTTGCTCGAAGTCCAGTCCCCCTCCTGTAGACACGAAACTGAGGCTAGGTGCTGGAAGTTTCTGGAAACACGACTGTCTTTACTTCTAGCACAATACAAGACATCAAATGAG GAAGAGCCCAAGTTCCTCAACACCGAAGGGATCTCCCTTCACCAGAAGCTGTGTAATAAGTTGATACTGGCTGAAAGAAACATTCTTCAGAATGCGTTGACATACGTTGCTGTCCTTAAGAGCAAAGTTTCAGTCACTGCAATCAACGGCGAAACCACTTGTGAGCAGGAGAATTTAAAAGAAGGAGACAAAACTCCTCCGAGTACAAGCCACGATGTGGATGAAGCTAGCACAGCTCTTGGTCAGCTTGACATTCAAGCATAG